A DNA window from Trichosurus vulpecula isolate mTriVul1 chromosome 2, mTriVul1.pri, whole genome shotgun sequence contains the following coding sequences:
- the LOC118840312 gene encoding dynein light chain Tctex-type 3-like encodes MEEYQPHHEDIGFNADEAYDIVKECVDAILSGMDYNQNRVNQWTAAIVEQSLTHLVKLGKMYKYIVTYAVMQKSGSGLHIDSSCFWDTTSDGTCTIR; translated from the coding sequence ATGGAGGAATATCAGCCCCACCACGAAGATATTGGCTTCAATGCTGATGAAGCATATGATATTGTGAAAGAGTGCGTAGACGCTATATTAAGCGGTATGGATTATAATCAGAATAGAGTCAACCAATGGACTGCAGCTATAGTAGAACAATCCTTAACACATTTGGTAAAGTTAGGGaagatgtataaatatatagttaCTTATGCAGTGATGCAGAAGAGTGGATCTGGTTTACACATAGACAGCTCGTGTTTTTGGGATACCACATCTGATGGAACCTGTACCATAAGATAG